DNA sequence from the Bufo bufo chromosome 3, aBufBuf1.1, whole genome shotgun sequence genome:
caggggtgggtgggagggtgactttctccatgCAGCTTACACTCAAACAGCACAGtgatgctgtcttagagtgagctgtttaaaaggacacgcccctgatctggttagacAATGCCCCCTCCCAcccctcagccgactgagattgaaaaaatgaagtaaaaaatcacCTTCTAGGTCACCCTAAACCACGCCCCGATCTGGTTATGCCACGCCCCCTCCACTCCtctgccgacagggattgaaaaaatgaaggtaaaaatcaacttctgtcagctgcagaggtgggagggagggtgatttTCTccatgcagcttacactcagacagcacagtgatgctgtcttagagtgagctgtttaaaaggacacgcccctgatctggttagacaatgccccctcccactcctcagctgactgaaattaaaaataaacttctaggttccactaagccacgcccagatctggttaggccacaccccctcctACTTCTGagctgacggggattgaaaaaatgaaggtaaaaatcaacttgtcagctgcagaggtgggagggagggtgattttctccctgcagctcaaactcagacagcacagtgatgCTGTCTTAgaatgagctgttcaaaaggacacgcccacaatccggttaggccacgccccatcCCACCcttcagccgactgagattgaaaaaatgaagtaaaaaatcaccttctaggtcccgctaaaccACGCCCCAATCTGGTTATGCCACGCCCCCTCCACTCCtctgccgacagggattgaaaaaatgaaggtaaaaatcaacttctgtcagctgcagaggtgggagggaggatgactttctccctgcagctcacacttagacagtacagtgctgctgtcttagagtgagctgttcaaaaggacacacccccgatccagtaaaggccactgttaagggagcgggcccctgtggaggtcactgtcaagggcgtggtatgctgtgaaagtcactgttaaaggagaaggcttctgtaaaggtcaaagttaaaggggtgggctgctgtggaggtctaatctaagggacggggcactgcatagggggtcagtgttaagtggtggagggctgtggaggtcactgttttaggGGAgaagtgctgtagatgtcactggtaTAATGAATAGTGATGAtaacttttaacgacacacacaaacattaaattaaatagattaaacatacccgagcgaagccgggtccttcagctagtataccATATATTTTactctataagacacacctgaccATATGACATacctatttttcatcagacctcagattatccCCCAAaccttcatcagacctcaaactAGACATCCCTCAATCttcatcagatccccaatcctcatcagacctcaggtcagaccaccaaatcagacctccaatcttcatcagacctcagatcagactgccaATTCTCATCAgactttagatcagacccccaaatcagacctctaATATTTCTTACtttctcagacctcagatcaaacatcTTCATGAGACCTACATCCAAGTatgcccccaatcttcatcaaacCTCAAACCAGACCGCCccaaatcttcatcagacctcagatcagacccccagatctccaatcttcatcagaccttagatcagatcaACAATCCTAATCAGACCTCAGGGTCAGACCCCCAGttttcatcagacttcagatcagaccttaaATCCTCATGAGACCTCAGCTCAAACCCCCaactcagacccccaatcatcaTCTAACCCCCAATACTTATCAGATCtcatttttccccccacttttgcagTCTTATAGAACAAAAAATAGggtaattgttaaaggggttttcctatctcagacaatgggggcatatcgctcggatatgcccccattgtctgataggtgcaggtcccaccactgggacccgcacctacaatgagaacggagccgggaaatgaacggagccgccctccattaatttctttgGAGCCGCcgaatgcgcggtgcgctccctttcacttctatgagagcagCACTTGGTGGTTGACGGACCCGGGAAatacggggtcctccagccacagcgctccccgcttcgttcttgttgtaggtgcgggtcccagcggtagcgatatgcccccattgtctgagatgggaatatccctttacatATGACTCATTTTTAAAAGTGGTTTCATTCTTACCAAACTGAAGTCCTGGACGGACCAACAGGAAGTTATGACCTCAACCATTTGAAGTTATGACTTGTCCATAATGAGGTTCAAGACTTTGTGGTCTTGTGGACATTCTTCACTTCTACATCTGTGACTTTGATCTTTCTCTGGGATTATGCTTTTGGTTAAGGCCTTCCATATTAGCCTTATTTTTCCAATTATTTATTTAGGGTATTAATAATCTGAGAACAGTCTCTACACCCTTCCATTTTTTAGTTATGTTCTCTGATATGTTTTGTAGGATGTGGATGCTGCCTACATGAACAAGGTTGAGTTGGAAGCCAAGGTTGATGCCCTGACTGATGAAATCAACTTCCTCAGGAGCCTTTATGAACAGGTAAGTTATATTTTACTGTCTGTTTTCTTTAATATATAAAAGAAAGAGAGgggagaggaggcagcgcctcatgtgtagAACCTTACAGTAATAGGTGTTAGAAAAATGCACTGATTATGCTTACCAAATGGGGTTGTGATGGGTCACAACGCCTCCGAATTATTTTACTGGATATTACCCGTCCAGCTTACGGGAAAAAAACTGGTCTGTATCCCTTGCCGTGACACCGGTTAGCGGGATAAGGATATATGCAGTAAAAGAAGAAAATTCAGACCATTCTTGGTGGCGCTGATGCAGAAGAAGCTCAATACTCCAATGTTACCAATAAAAGGTAATCTTTTATTcaaaagtctacgcgtttcaggggcaaccagcccccttcctcaggacaatataattttattgtcctgatgaagggggctgttTGCCCCTGGAACGCGTAGACTTTTGAATAAAAGATTACCTTTTATTGGTAACATTGGAGTATTGAGCTTCTTCTGCATCAGCGCCACCAAGAATGGTTTGAATATTCTTCTTTTACTGcatattttcttttatatatggTATGCAATGCTGATTCTTCAAAATTTATTTGCACTTATGTATGGAACGCTCAATTTCAAAAATGCTGCAAATAGATGGGGCTTCATCTGTTTTATCATATCTTACAGGAATTAGCACAACTCCAAGCTGAAATTTCAGACACCTCAGTCATCCTTTCCATGGACAATAACAGAGCATTAGATCTGGACAGCATAATCGCTGAGGTGAAGGCTCAGTATGAAGACATTGCCAAAAAGAGCAGAGCAGAAGCTGAAGCTCTGTATCAAGTCAAGGTCAGTGCACTCTTTGGAAAATATTAAGGGCAATGTTGGAGGCTGACCGTATAAAATTTTCAGCAAGTTTAGCGTTTTCCAACTTTAAAAATAAGATATTTTATCCTATCCTTTGTAACAGGTTAAAGAATTGCAAGcatctgctggtgaacaaggTGATGTCCTGCGCTCCACCAAGAATGAGATCTCTGAGCTAAACCGCAAACTTCAGAGGCTCCGAGCTGAAATTGAAAATGTGAAGAAACAGGTAAACTTGTACATAAGACTGATGTCTCTATCTTTTTATGAACATGTACAGATGCTCCTTTATGTTGGAATAGACTGCTCTCAGCAATTTAAGATCTAGAGAGGAGTTGGGAGTACACAATTTAAGGCATCCATTTGCAAGAAAAAGATTTATCAAGGGTCATGGTCATAGACATTCTAATAAATAGTTTttccttctttaaaaaaaaaaaagaatgctaaACTTCAGACAGCCATTGCTGAAGCAGAAGACCGTGGTGAGGTTGTGCTGAAAGATGCCCATGCAAAACTGGCAGAATTGGAGGTTGCTCTACAGAATTCTAAACAAGATATGGCACGTCAGCTCCGTGAATACCAGGAACTAATGAATGTCAAGCTGGCTTTGGATGTTGAGATTGCCACCTACAGGAAGCTGCTGGAAGGAGAAGAGACTAGGTAAAAGTTACTGTAATATTATTTTATTAGGTAACTATCCCACATTAACTAAACGAGGTCCATGCATGTCCCACGAAGGCTCATTTTTAAGCCCAAATTTgaagttcatacatgatcgcagcatctgacatAAAtaacccaaaaattttttttcaaaattaaaaatcatacttaaatcatccatttgctcatgacggAGCGGCCGCTTAAAGATCTGGTGAGAAATCTTGTGTGGCCTATTATAAATTCATCATGACGGTCAGTGTGGTTACATCATACGCCACCACACACAGGTTTCCCACCCAAGATCTTCTAGCAAGatggcccgtcgtgagcaaatggatcaggtaagtatgattttttttgttttttacaatatttcaggttaaatcgagtcGCTACCTCAAAGAACGAGGAAATTCGTCTTCgtagcgaatcaaatttatcctgaaatttgtatCGAAGTccagatttgctcaacactatgtaTAACCTTAACGCACAAGGGAAATGTTCCTGGAGATCAGATTTAaggaaaataaatgaaaattaatTCATGAATAGTGCTattttaatgtttatttttttcttaaatctGTAGGTTGTCTACAGACAGCAATTTCAGCATCTGTAAGTATTGCTTATTAAAATGCATTGTTTTAATGAGGTTTTAGTTTTGTCATGAATGTCTATGCACTCTGAACCAGCATAAGGTTCAAATAATATACAGATCTAGAAAGCGCCAACATCAGTGGGTTACTGCAAGTGTAACTCGCTTAACCCCTAACATTGTTAAACTATGCCAGCGCAATAAGCTTGTGTGGTAATTCACCAGAAATGACTTTAAAGTGTtactaactttaaaaaaaacttttgatatgtcatagagatgtATCAAacattttgattggtgggggtctgagcactGAGACCCTCACCTATTTCTAGAACAGGTAGAGAGAAGCGTGTGCATAGTGTGAGCACGATGTGAGTGCTTCGCTTCCCTCGCTCTCAGCacccagacccccaccaatcaaaacttttcatatgtctCTTTGATATATCAAAACGCTTTTAAAAAGCTAGTGATGCTTTATCACCCACTACGTCTGTTACTGAAGGTTTAGAAATACAGTCAGGCTTCAAGGGACTCTCATCCTAATTGTGGGTTTAATTATAGTCAAGGAATAGTCCCGAAAAGTCCCATTTAGCAAATTGGACAAGAACATATGTGTCTTAACCCAATGACTCAAAGGACACACATTGTTTCGATTTACTCAAGATTCTTCTCTAAGATGATCAAATCTAAAGGGTTTTGTTCAAATTATATTGCCTCCTAGTGTTCATATCATTTTTGAGAGCTGCATAACCTTTTGTAATTTGAGAAATCtttggcatttaaaaaaaaaaatcatatatctcTGTGTGTTTTCCTATTATGCATTCTATTAGATAACTTATACACTATTCTCCTGTTTTACAGCTGTTGTCAGTGGAAAGACAAGTCTGGCAGccggtggtggtagtggtggtagtggtggagcAGGTGGAAGCTTTGGCTTTGGTGCTGGAGCTGGAGGATCTGCTGGAGGCTATTTTGGAGGAAGTGGATTCAGCTCTGGTAGCAGAGCAGGCTATGGCATCTCttctggtggtggcggcggcaacAGCAGCGTGAGATTTGTATCCAGCCAGTCAAGCTACAGAAGTTAAACCAGAGAGGCAGTGCGATTGAATAATCCCAGAATGTACCTCCTGCTTAAATGATTCTCCTTTACCAGTTCTGCTTTTATGATTCCATAAGAGTTAGGCTTACGGTATATATAAATGTTTAGGCACATCTGTATAAGCAACTACGTAGCAAGGCTTTTCTTcacacgggaaaaaaaaaattgccggcATCCACACCCTTTTTCACACTACACCCAGCACCTGGGGCCCATACACTGCCAGGCCCCTAGCTACACTTTTGATATAAGGCCTGGCCATCCTGGGATTACACAGGAGGCTGTATTAAAGGGTTAGCTGATCCATCATACTCATAGCATAGCGGAAACACATACAGTAATTCTGACATAGCAAGAAGTAAAATTGAAGATACAGAGCATtacaaacaaaatataaaagtaGACGTGCAATCTTTTCTAGGCATGTCAAATCTAGACCTCTGAGAAACAATAAGTTGTGCACCTGGACCATTGAAATGTTTACAGCCACAGTGTATTCAATCACAAATAAAGTTCAATTCCTCCACGTGTAACCTTTATCATCATCATTCATTTCAAagcatcattaaaggggtattcccatctcagaaagTGGGGATTGTCACTaggttatgcccccattgtctacacCAAGAATGTAGCCCtcaaagtggtggagggcgcactgtgtatgcacagccgccctccattcctttctatggggctgcgAAAATAACTAAGTGTGCATCTGCTCCCTATCACTTCCATGGGaagagtgcttggtggtggccggacccggaGAAACCCAGGATCCTCCAGCCCCCACcttcccgctccgttctcgatatagttgctggtcccagaggtgggtcccgcacctatcagacaatggggacatatcctagcgatatgccgccATTGTCTCTGGTGAGAATACCCTTTAAATCTAGGACAGTGGACATGAGAAGAAAGGGGTTTAAGTACAAGTATAAGACAGGAACAAATACAACAAATTAGCGACAGTCTGGTACAGAAAGGTAGAGGATCTTGGCTGCGAggacttacaatctacaagggaaagtggaaggagtagtagtagtagaagtgtaGTAGCAGCAGGGTTATTTTAGGCGGTAAGCTTCTCAGAAGCAGTGGGCTTTCAGGTTGATGTGTTGAGGTAGAGCGCTCTAGGTATGGGAGATGTATAGGAGAAATCTTGGAAACAATTGAAGAACAGACAAGACGAGGGCAACTAAGAAGGTCTTGTGAAGATCAGAGATTATGTGTGTATTTATGTATTAGGatggtaaaggggttgtccaatggaATATactttacatttttcaaaccagcacctagatctgaatacttttgtaattgcatgtaataaaaatttttgtaaagccactgagttattcaatgaaataaaTTGCCCATCCAATAAAATccatttgcccatgttctaaatacTCTGCCCAGTTCACTGAGGTTGACATACTTGCTTAGTTCTGTCCTTCTACTGCcaccttgaaataaatctagcagatgaattggagcaatgaatggggagatctctggatttaTGTGAAGTACAGGCTGGATATAGGTTTGTTTGAAAGGAATTGCTATGTACTACTATATGAtggctgattttcattttttacattactcatgggagGAGGAGGCTGGTTGGACAGCCTTGTATATTATTAGTAATATTTTAAACTAAGTacactgggcaatggggagccagtgaatggGTTAGCAGAGAGGAGACACAAGGAATAAATGGGCAGAAAAGTTGTGGGTAAATTGGAGTGTGCAAAAGTGCTAGATGGGAAGCCACGGAAAAGAATAATGCAGTTGTCAAGAAAGGTGATGATGGGGATGTGCAATGGGCCACTGTCAATTTAATACTCctcttgcaggttaataattcttTAAGTCACTTTAGCTAGGAAAATATTCACATAAAACGTCTGCATCAGCAGAACACAAGGGGCAGATAGAATATTGGTGGCAATACTGTGATTGTTTAATTACTTGGATTGTCTCACCATGATAGCCCCATCTGAAAATTAATCCAGCTCAATAATCAGCTGATCACCATGGGTCTGGCTTCTGAAACCCCCAGTGATAGCTGTTTTTGATGGAGATCATTGTGGACAGTCATGCATTTCtcttgcagcacaaaatggatgtattgcgTGGACTGGGTGGGTCAGCAAGCGTGTGATCCTTGGCTCATAGACGCCCACCGCATGGGGAATTAAGTACTCAACAAAAATTGAAATAAATTGAAGTACATGTAACACATAGACAGGCCAGGCCCACCAGAGAATTAGCCCCTGATACTTAGGAGCTATTGTTCATGCTCTAACAAGGATATGCAAGGAGATTGCCTTGATGTTCCCCTTAAGAAGCAAGGtttctttgttaaaggggttatgctatgattaatgtaaaaaatgtacatcacccttcatatagaacatgacaatctctttctaacaaagctagaaccagtcctgtacctcacatggatccagagatttccacattcattgctccgctagatttatatcaagatggcagctcaaggggagtgtcttttctgctgcagctcagggggcgtgtccatgatctccctatcacagctcaggaggcagttgaaggatgaaactaagcattttattgaataactcagtggctatgctaaatgtttaattacatgcaattacaaaagtattcagatccaggtgctggttcaaaaactgtagaatatttttcaagggacaacccctttaaactttgtgTAAAAAATGGAGAGAAATGCTTTTAAACTCTGCACAGTGGTTATTCCAAAGTACCGTCACTTTTTTGAGTCATCTATGTGGTAGTTGCCACCCTCAAACTTCAATGAAACCATCATAATGATGCTATGAGGCAATACTGTGATGTGGTTTTCCACAGAAGCAGTTCCAAGTCACTACAACCGCTTCCtggaatacaaaaaaaaatacctggCTTTTGCTGTGGTTTAATTTGGCTTCCTACTGAATCAAGACTACTGACGCAGGTGAACTTCAGAATAGTATCTGTACAATGGCATAGTCAGGCTGAACTTCAGGAAAAATTTCACCCACTGAATCAAATCCACAGATCCATGCAGCAGAAAGGGGACGAGCAAACTTAAAAGAGCTTttctaagtttaaaaaaaaaactttggtaaTGATTGCAGGGGTAAAGAATTGACCCAAGGGTCATCGTAAAGTGTGTGGAGGGGAAACAAACAAATAAATGGATTGTGTGGAATCCTAACATTTAATTGTGTAAACCTTGTCTAATCTCCTATAGATCATAATAGTGTACCTGTCAACTGTCCCTAAGACTTCAACCTCCATTCTACCGCTGCTCTCCATTGTTTACAACCCAAACTCCCAGGTTGTGGTGTAGATGAGCAGCAGCCACAACACTTCTCATAGTGCTGTGAGCTGCAAGATTAGGCTGAAATGTAAATGCCTACTCAGGGGCGGATTCGTCATAGACCCTACGGGGAAATTCCTTGGTGGGCCAATGCCTAGGGGTCAGCTGAGCCTTTTACATGGCCACCAGCCGAGAACATAATGATCTGGTGCTCTTGGCATTAATTAATCTTAGGACCATCAGACACTTGATCTGGCCAAtgtcctcaggatggtgataaAGTTGGCTAGggctgcagtattttgtgctgcactgggcTATTTGGTTatgttggggtggtattttgtgcctaCTTCTGTggtctctgcctacttgtgtttcTCCACCTTTTGTCAATTTGGAACCACCTACAACATgaagccacttttagttttttcagccactTTAAGTCACATGACCTACTCTCCAGATCTCCAGAGTGCaagtacattagtaagttgcAGGGCCTGGCAGGGGTTAGTATGGAGAAAGGGAAAAATGTTtatccagataacccctttaggctTTTCTGTCCTGGATGGAAAAACCTAGTACCATAATGGGGGCAACTTTGATCTTTCCTATGAGGCCCACAGTGGTATCACTGCTGGTTAAGCAAATACAGTATTTCGATAGAAGCACCTGCCTAGTGCATCATTTTATTAGCTTGTAGTATGTTCTGTCAAGCAGATGCCATTCTTGAATGTATCAGCAAGGCGTCAGGAACAAAAATGAATCATAACTTTATGAATTTCTTTTTGCCATCTAACATATAAAGAGCTAATCAGAAGCTTGTCAGTGAAAGGAAGGGCAGCAGTATAATCAACAATTACTGACAAATCTTGCTGACACAAAACAATTGGCCATAATTGCATATTATGTTTCTTGTTTCTTCTTGTCTACAACCATAACTAGGTTGTAGTCCCCTGCGTACAATAAAAGCATTTGCCAGTGAGTGCAACATACTGTATGCTGTATTCTGATtttagacatttatgacatatcctgtCTCATAGAAGAGGGTTCCACCTCTGGAAGGCACCTCTATCTCCCCCAACCCCTGTCCTCCCTGATAAGACTTCAGCTAGGCACCATATCACGGCATAAAAATAATGAGGAAGTGGCCTTGCATGTGCGCTGCTCTCTCAGTTCACTTCTAAGGGAGTCATATAAACAGCCAAGCTCACCAGGTGGGATGAAGGTCTAAGGTGGAGACATTTCTAGTATGTATTATGTTATTATTTAGCTTTTCTTTTTTTAGGCAAATGATAATAATGGACAGTGTGCGGTTGAAATTCAAACTTCACTGTGCTTGTTGGGCAGACATAAAAGCAGAGTACAACCTGCTTTATGGTAGTCAGTATTCTGTTCATTAATACACTATTTTCATAGTTAGTTATTTCAAGTAATAACATTACAAAAGGGTTATAATGTGATAGGCCACAACATTAACAACGAAAGCCACAACTAGAGATGGGCAAAGTTCTCTAAAATTCTATTCGAATTTTGACTAAAAAGTTTGCTTCGTGACAAatgaattcatcacaaagcacatttcttgtaaacagtgggtgcaatgacagaaaACAGCGATTGCACCGCCCCGTCATTTGACCCCGCAGATGTCACGTTCATctgtgatcgcggcatctgagatccatattaaagcattttactgtttgcaaataaaaaaaaaatatattaaatcatTGATCGCAAAGAggccgccgcggccatcttgcttaaagatccaaCAAGAAATATTGCGTGTGATGACATCATTACGTCGGCCAGCATGGTAACGTCATATGTCACCGTGCATGAGATTTCGAGtgagatcttcaaacaagatggccgTGGCGGCCTCTTCATGCTCAACTGGATGATTTTTACCAGGAAAATCGATTTGTTATCATGAAGCACAAAGAAATTCGGCTTCACACAATGGATACAACCAGCCCCCAATGGACCTAATTGACTTATAATAGGGTCTTTCAGCATCCCTTGTGATTTTCATCATCATAAAAGGAAGAATAGTGTTGGGTACATACACCACTGTTCTCCCAATCAAATCTGCCAAGACTCCAGATTGAGGCGCTGAATGTAGGTAATATCATACGTTTTGTACCAAACTTTGTGGCTGTTCTGCTTTTTTCTGCTGTGGATAGGGTTCCCAACCCCGTATACACACACATTTCGGCGGCCATAGGCTCCATGTATGCGACAGCATCTTCCCCTGTTTACCTCCAGCGGCAcagtgcctgacgaaggccagaTACGGACGAAAACGTTTGCACAAAAAAATCTCTTGCCGCATatccattaaaaaataaaaaataaatatccttGAAAGAAACCCATTGCTGTGATCTATGTTTTTGATGTAGGTAATGTCAGTAATGGCAgtgtggaaaaggatttaggaaaactagaggaatggtcaaaaatctggcaactaaaatttaatgttgataagtgcaagataatgcacctgggatgtaaaaacccaagagcagaatataaaatcagtgatacagtcctaacctcagtttctgaggaaagggatttaggggtcattatttcagaagacttaaagggtttctgtcaccccacaaaactctttttttttttttttggatagttagattcctcatagcgcgatataggagaatataatagtcttacttactttcatgcggccgattctttataaaacaaagttttataatatgcaaatcagggctctaccagcaagtagggcgtctacttgctggtagccgcagcagaaatccgccccctcgccgtgttgattgacagggccagccgtgatctcctcctccggccggccctgtcagtaattcaaaaatcgcgcgcctctggtcattcggcgcaggcgctctgagatgaggaggctcgtctcctcagcactccctcagtgcgcctgcgccgatgacatcaccgaaagagaagacgaatgagtttaagcatgcatgggataggcataaggccatccttcatataagatagggccaggggctattcatagtattcagtatattgggcagactagatgggccaaatggttattatctgctgacacattctatgtttctatggacaTAACAGAGGTGAGAATATGTCAAACCTGGACTTGTAATCTGTTTATTATGTCAGACAGGATGTTCTTCATAAGTACATGGTGAAATTAACTAATGAGGACCCTGAATGCAATTGATTTGTACTTTTTGGCATTGGGGTAGGGTTTCTacttaatttttttgcattttattcatAGGCATAACTTCCAAGGAAGTAGATATAGCAGCTTCTATGGGCCCTAAGAGTGCCCATCTCCACTCAGACATAAGTATAGTTAGTGATGTATATGGACAATAGattactttttgcatttttttttgtgctgtgacatcattgaTTTTATTTCTGTATATCACCATGCGTACTATAATACCACTGTAAGCCTTATTGATGTACTGTGATATCATTGTTCACATTAAGGCTGTGATGTACCTTCACTTTAGACATTATCTAACCACGCATTAT
Encoded proteins:
- the LOC120996201 gene encoding keratin, type II cytoskeletal 5-like, whose translation is MSQYKQFGVGAQKKGFSSFSVSRSSGGFGAAGGFGGASEAGGSGFGSRSLYNVGGRKSISISTAGGQSFGAGAGGFGAGSGVGGGFGGGAGGFGAFGGPGFSGGAQAGIQQVTINQSLLAPLNLEIDPNIQKVRVQEREQIKTLNNKFASFIDKVRFLEQQNKVLETKWTLLQEQGGQFKGVGSRKGNIEAIFDAYITSLKRQLDALQNDKFRLDGELRNMQDLVDDFKNKYEDEINKRTSAENEFVVLKKDVDAAYMNKVELEAKVDALTDEINFLRSLYEQELAQLQAEISDTSVILSMDNNRALDLDSIIAEVKAQYEDIAKKSRAEAEALYQVKVKELQASAGEQGDVLRSTKNEISELNRKLQRLRAEIENVKKQNAKLQTAIAEAEDRGEVVLKDAHAKLAELEVALQNSKQDMARQLREYQELMNVKLALDVEIATYRKLLEGEETRLSTDSNFSISVVSGKTSLAAGGGSGGSGGAGGSFGFGAGAGGSAGGYFGGSGFSSGSRAGYGISSGGGGGNSSVRFVSSQSSYRS